TCTCAAAAACACATAATTCCattctaatcatgagaaaaatatcagaaaaatttcAGTTAAGGGACGCTCCACAAAACACCTGACTGGTGCGTTTCAAAACTATCAAGGTCTTTAGACATTTTCCACTACAAGGTACTTagaatacattttagaaacaagGTAAGTCTGAGAAAGTGTCATACACAAGAAGAGTCCAAGGAGACaggacaactaaatgtaatgtggttcTCTATATGGGATTCTGGAACagaaaggacattaggtaaaactAAGATAGCTGAATAAACTGTGGACTTTAGTTGTTAATAATATATCACTGTAGGTTTATTAATTGCAACAAATGCACCATAAGATATTAATAACAGAGGAAATTTTGTGTGAGATATTGAGGAACTCAATaattctataaatctaaaactgttctaaaatcaaaaatttattaagaagaaaaatggctATGTACCTAAAACATTTCAGATCATAGATTCAGATGGAagtttataacttaaaaaaaaacaaagctagtATAGCAAAaaataacacacatatatacataaacaacATTTTAAGCTCAACTATACATACTAAATAAAATTCTAGCTAAAACACTAGCCAAATACATCacgtttttaaattttgtaatagcCTATTAAGAACAAGAAGAGATCATCCCAATAATACAAAGGTGGTAGGCTATTATGATAATGAACTTACATAAACTTATTCAGTTGTTATCACAGTGCCTTGATGTAGACTCTattattaattccatttttcaGGCAAAATTTGGGGGCCACAGAGAGCTCAGTACCTTGCCCCAGAACACACAGCTGTAAGTAGAACACACAAGCTGGAATTGGAATGCAGGTGTCTGATTCCaggattaaaatacattttataaaacttatgtattcccataaaaatatttaaaggtagTAACAGAGTAGTTTAATATAATTAAAGAACATGTCATACCAACAACTAGCAGCATACCTAATGGTATAATGTGAGAAGCAGTCTCAGTAAATGCAAATATAGCTGAGGTGCCCATTCTTACCATTcctgttttgtctatttttttgaaaataccaGTGAATTAAATTACCCAGGAGAATGAAATAAGAGTTGCAAACAGTAAACATAATCAactacatttttcattatttgtacATAATTTGTCTTTCTTTATTAAATCAAAACCCAATGGGGAAAAACCTGATGAAAATGATAGGAAAAAGAGCTCAGTtacacaacaataaaaagtaCTTTACAAAATTTGTGAAGGCCTTAActgaaaataactataaaatttcACCTTGGACTGAGTAAAAGACCAATACTAGTACATGGGTAGGTATCCCTTCTTGAGTAGAAGACAATACTATAAATGTGGCAATCCTTCTGAATTTAATCTGTCATATCAATATGACTGATCAAAATTCCAATGTAGATTTTCATGGATGGTGCATTGGCTGGGTTGGGGATGGGGAACTAAATGCTCTCAGAGTTGAACCAAAGGTAAGAGCAGGAACTTAGCAAGAGCATTactacacaaaacaaaaccatgctGTTCATTCCAAGAGCATTTGCACCCTTTCAGAGCCAAGAAAATGGCATCTTCATACCTTGTGATCATACATTACCTCTGGGATTTCTCTACAGGGATAGTGGATGAACTCTTCCCACTGTTGTCAAACTAATGTATTTGGACTCAACCACAGGGATATACCCAGAGTTCCTATGGAACACTAGCAAATTTTGTGTAAGCATAGATTACAGTATTCAGATGAAGTTTAAATACTTCTATGATCTAACCATCACCTATCTTTCAAGTTTCATCTCTCCCCAGCCCCAGACAAGCTAATCTTCCGTGTTTCCTGGTTATAAATGGCACTTCCAGCTATCCCAGCTGCCCAAGCAGGAAACTTGGGAGTCACTTCCAGCAATTTCCTTTCTGTCACTGTCCATATCCAATCagtcactgctcccagccaattCTTTCTCTAAATCAATTTCTTCCCATTCCCATTCTAATCTTCTCATCCTAGAGCCCTGCCTGAAAAACTCTCCCCTAGGGCTTGTTCTGACCAACTCCACACATTCTTCAAGTCTCTGTTTGGGAAATGCTTCTGAGGGAGCCACTTCCCCCATTACCTCCCAGGGGGACAGAAGTCCACTACACAATTGCAGAggaatgtctctctctctctgtatttctGCATCTCATACAGTTACCAATTCTCTCCTTCTTCCAGACTTAGGGAGAGTGGGAGAAAAGCATTCTGATTGTGACTTTGCATGCCCTTCTCCTCTCAGGCTTTTGTTCAGTCCGACATGGGCTGGCCCTCATCTTGCAGCTCTGTAATTTTTCAATTTACACCCAACAAATGAACTTTAGCATTGCCATTACGGCTATGGTGAACAACACGGCTCCACCTAGCCAGCCCAATGCCTCCACAGAACGGCCCTCCACTGACTCCCAGGACTACTGGAATGAAACTCTAAAAGAATTTAAAGCAATGGTAAGTTTAATGAGACTCTGGACTCTTTCTTTGACTCAAATAATTTGACTTAAAGACTTATCTTAGAGTGAGGTTCATTTAACCACCAAGTATTTACTGAAcatgtactatgtgccaggaatggCACAAGTACCTAAGTATcaggccaagtatggtggctcacacctgtaatcccagcactttgggaggccgaggcatccttactaaaaatatggaagtcagccaggcatagtcgtaggcacctgtaatcccagctactctggaggctgagacagaagaattgattgaactggggaggcggaagttgcagtgagcagagatcgtgccactgcactccagtctgggtgaaaagagattctgtcttaaaaaaagaaaaaagaaaagaaaagaaaagaaaggaataaagaacatAATAAGTATCTAAGGGGATTGCATCACTACTTAGTGTCTATGAGTGTAACCAGGGGCTAagttagaataaatgaaaaattttaccATTTAGGGGACATAAATTCTTCCCCTACAATGATGAAAATCTGTACAAAATATGTTTCACAGATTTGTCCgctttctcttccttccacatattttttaattacctTGCTTACAATGCTTTCTCCTTTATAGTCTTTGTTTCTTTATGAGCtctcttatattttaatttttagttaattGTGTCAGGGTGAGTGGAAAGAGTATGTTgggcatatattttaaatacatgataCTGGTATATTGGGGGAACTAAAGAGatgtaaaaagaaagataactgCCAATTATTTTTTTTGCCTCTCAAGGCCTCTCAATGAAAACTGTCAATTCTTCAACTAAAGACAAACAGTAACTCTCTTTGTCATCTAGGCCCCTGCATATGACTGGAGTCCTGAAATCCAGGGAATCATCCTCAGCTCCCTCAACTATGGCTCATTCTTGGCTCCAATCCCCAGTGGCTATGTGGCTGGAATATTTGGAGCCAAGTACGTGGTTGGTGCTGGCTTGTTTATTTCCTCATTCCTGACCCTCTTCATTCCACTGGCAGCTAATGCAGGAGTGGCCTTGCTCATTGTCCTCCGGATTGTACAAGGCATAGCCCAGGTACCAAGATGTTTTCCAGGTGTAAGTGGGATATAGGTTCCAGAATGACCTCAGATCTCCAAGAATGGAATTTATTCCCCCCAGGTTATGGTATTAACTGGTCAATATTCAATTTGGGTCAAATGGGCTCCCCCACTGGAAAGGAGTCAACTCACCACCATTGCTGGATCAGGTAATTGATACCCTAAATCCCACTTTATATGCACTGTTCAAGAGAACTCAGCAAAGTCCTGTCAATAGAACCAAGATCTTATATATCAATCACTCTGTCTTCATAGTCCTTGCTTTAAAATACTACCCCATACTGCCTTTCTTGATTGTAACTGAATGAcctgaatgcttactatgtgccaaacattCTTGTGTTTTGCACATATTTTCATCTTATCCTCAAAACAATTTTATAAGTCAGCTGTATATAATTACTTCCATTTCACATATATGGAATTTCAGACACAAATAGAgtaataacttgtccaagatcacatagtTACCAAGTGAAGgagcaggatttgaacctagataGTTTGACTTGAAACTCATACCTTCCCTCACTGTGCAACTCAGCGTTGTAGAAAGCACATAGAGCCCCAAGACGGGTCCTCTCACCCAGAATATCCTCACTTTTTCTGTTCAGGGTCAATGCTGGGGTCCTTCATTGTTCTACTCGTTGGTGGTCTCCTTTGCCAGACCATAGGATGGCCGTATGTCTTCTATATCTTTGGTGAGTTTGCTTTTCAAATCTCAATTTTTTATGACAGAGAATTCTGTGATGCAATTTATCTATGGTTAACCAAATCCTAATAGATATGGATATTTACATAGCTAAAGCTGGTAGTGTTCAGAGTCAACTGtgtttaacatttaagtttcaGCAGCCTGAGTGTGTAGCTAGAATAATCTTATGACATTAGAGGCATCATAACGTTCCTTACTGCTTCTAAATTTAACCTAAAGGAATTCAGAGCAAATTATTTCATAAGATGTTGAAAATGTTATcttaggctaggcgtggtggctcatgcctgtaatcccagtactttgggagactgaggcaggtggatcacatgaggccaggagtttgagaccagcctggcaaacatggttaaaccccgtctctactaaaaatacaaaaattagccgagcatgatgctgcatgcctgtaatcccagctactcgggaggctgaggtgggagaatcgcttgaacccaggaggtggaggttgcagtgggtcgagatcatgctactacgctccagcctgtgcgacacagtgagaccctgtctcaagagactaaaaaaaaaaaaaaaaaaaaaaagaaaatgttattttagtcAGACTACATTTTAGtcatgctttttaatttaatatattctttaaaatttctccagttattattatggcaaaaaccacaattacttttgcaccaaattAATATCATAGTCAGAAAGTTGTGTGACTGTGACCTAATCATAGGTAAAATGCTAATTAGAGTAAGAATCAACCAGTGGAGCCTGCAGGACAGGGCAGATTATGTAAGGTTCAGGAGCAGACATAATATACAGAGAGATGCTACAGAAAGGTTCCAAAGACACATGGAAAGTTCCAGAGGCAGTATTTTACTACATTACAGTTTTACCTTCGTGGAACTGTGGTTGGAATCCGCCTAGCTGCTGTCAGCTAAAGTTTGTTCAATATCTGAAACATTCTCCAAAATCCCACCCCTAAATTGTTTATGGTAATTCCTTATAGTCCCACTAGTGTGCTCATTAGCAGCGGGCCTCTTAGATCAAGGGTTTCTGTAAAATCAGGTCAATATATTCACCAAAAAAAACATGTAATGATTCCACAGCACACCAACCTtcaaagtttttatcatgaaaacatTCGAAGGGCAgattacaaaaattattcaaacaaCGAGAAAATCTTACTGTGCTTATGGTTTTGAGAAACAGTAAGGACCATATACATGATAGAAACtcactcaatatttgttgaataaatattgaCATCCTCCAACTCCAATGTGCAACATTGCTAATTTTCATATCTATCCCTCCCCACTTGATTAAGTTCCCTGATGGCAAAACTGTGTCTTTgtcattttatattcttaaaatgtaGCAAAATGCCTGGTGTATAGTGGCTGCTGTATGATATTTGTGAAGGAATTTGTAAATGACATGCTAGCCAAATAAAGAGAGCTCATAAGATTTCTTAAGATTCTAAAAAGGGAATTTGAAGATGGGCCATATTTCCACTCAATACTGATAATGTTAAATTCCCAACTCTGTAATAATGtatatatcagaaaaaatatctTTGCTGAGGATTAATTTCATTTCATGTCTAGAAATTGGGTAATTAATTCCACATAATAATGTACTGCTTCTCACTTGTATGTGCTTTGAGGAAGATAAGAGATAGATATGAAAAGGTTTAATGATGAAAGGAACTCTGCAAAGCATGACTAGCAGGAGGGATGCCGAGTGGTATGTGAATGATGAGGGCATTTTCAAGCACGTGGGGCAAACACGCTACTTTGTTGTAAGTGTGCTATAGCTTTAATAATAGTGCATTTCAAAATCTCCCAGAACTCAGTGGTTTAAAACAGTGATCATTTATTCTCGTGGTTCTTTGTGGGACAGCTGGGTGGCTCCACTCTCTGTGTCTGTCATCTGCCTTGGTCAAAGGATGAGCTGGAACATAGTCTTCCAATAGCAGTGTGCAAGACCCAAGaggataagttttaaaaaaaatggtttttaatgCCTAGGCTTGAAACTCCTCCATACCATTGGCAAAAGCAAGTTGTATGGCCAAGGTCAAAGTCAAGTGGTGAGGAAGTACTCTCCCCCTGTGATAGGGCCATGCAAGGGATAGATGCCAGGAAGAGTAGAGTACTGAGGCTAGTCACTCTGTCAACCACAGGAATCATCTTAGAGTCAAACTGAAAGAAGTACTTCACTCCATCCAGTGCTAACTGGATCCTCTTTTCCTAGGAGGAATTGGCTGTGCCTGTTGTCTTCTCTGGTTTCCTCTCATTTATGATGATCCTGTGAATCATCCCTTTATCAGTGCTGGTGAGAAGAGATACATTGTGTGTTCATTGGCTCAGCAGGTACATTGAGAAATTCCTCTGACATTTCTCTATGTCCCTCTAGACGTCTCAGAAATGCAGAGTGCGATAGAGAGAGCTGCCTTCTGATGGAGGGGACATTGCTGTGTGCTTTATTCTAGGACTGTTCACCAAGCTGGTCTCTTCCCATTAGAGCTATGATCAAATCCTTACCACTCTGGGCTATTTTAGTCTCTTATTTCTGTGAATACTGGCTTTTTTATACCATTATGGCGTACACACCAACGTACATCAGCTCCGTACTTCAAGCCAACCTCAGAGATGTAAGTATAGAGAAAACTCATTCTGATCTTCTGTTTAAATGCTTAAATATAGAGAGCTCATATATAATCCTGTGTCTCTCCCATGGTCACAAAATCGGGGAATTAGGACCAGGACCTCCATGTAGGAAATGGAGTCTAGTTAATTTGGATTCTGATTGATCTCAATGTGGTTCACTACTTATTGCAGCAGGATGATACATATGGTTCTAGGTCAGTTTGATTTTACTgtcatattttatatactatcatattttatactatatactATCATATTTTAAGGGCCCTGTGCAAAATTTTTATACTCAATCCAATCAAAATTTGCAAACAAGATGCTCTGCTGGtagcataaataataaaaattagcaaaacaaATTCTGCCTCTGAGAAAATTGTGACAGAGAAGCATAAACAACATATGCTGAAAATAAGATATTAATAGGACATAAAGTCCCAAAAAAGACTTACATAGACATTTATGGagtaatgtttgttttaaaaaatcatttttattcaagtataacacacagaaagaaaagtgCATATATGTGTACAGCTCTCTGAATTTTCACAGAAGAAACAGATGCTCTGAATGGCTGACAGGAGCCTTTCAATTCCTGCTAGATGGATGTCTTAAAAGTGGCTAAGAGTGTATCAGATTTCATAACCTGTTAGTGACAGTTCACAAAGCCAATGTTACTCTTGTACTCTCTGTACTCAGGAAGAAGCTTTCTCATATTGATTGGGTTCCTCTGGTGAAAATGTGCTAAGTAGCCAACAGAGAGCTGATCTTCTTAGTAGTAGTCAGCGTCTGCATGCAAGCAGGCTGCAGGCACTGAGATTAGAAAGCCCCAGGAGGGAGTGGCTCTGGTTCTTTTCAAAGAGAAGGAGGgccagaaattaaaacagaacctTAATCCAGGGGATCAGGGGACCAGATAAGCAAGAGGCCAGTGCTAAGCAACAGACTTCCTGAGGCTGGCTGTTAGGAATGATTTGTCTCTGGTGTGAGGCTGGGTGGGCTTGACCCTCAGAGGCcaaggctgaggaagaggaagatgggAGAATGAATGGAAAGACAAGTTGTGAACAGAAAGCAGAGCTTTCCAGGCTAAAAAGTTAAGAGACCTGGATTCTCATTGCCCTCAGGGTATTTTCTCACTAAGTAACGTAACCTTGACAGCCTTGgcttactcatctgtaaaatgaactaCTTGAACCAGGTGAGAGCTGAATCTTTTCCATTGTTTGGATTATATATAACAGAGGAGTCTCCTTTTCACTGCATTTTATTCAGTAGAATTTTAATTTAGAAGTTCAATTGCTAACAAGAaggttcaacattttaaaaactatattgaaACATAGagtgggtcaggcatggtggctcatgtctgtaatcccagcactttgggaggccgaggcaggtggatcatctgaggtcaggtgttcgagaccagcctggtcaacatggtgaaccccctgtctctactaaaaatacaacaattagccaggcgtggtggcgggtgcttgtagttccagctacttaggaggctgaggcatgagaatcgcttgagctggggaggcagaggttgcagtgagccgagattgtgacattgtactccagcctgggcaacaagagcaaaactccatctaaaaaaaaaaagagtgaaaaatctTTCTTTCATTACTCATTGCTTTTCCTAATCTGCCCTGTCCTCCCAGACCATTCCAATGatcattctttaaatttcttttttctttttctttctttctttttttcttttgagacaatgtctcactgtgttgcctaggctggagtgcagtggttcaatcatggctcactaaagctttgacctcccaggctcaagcaatcctcctacctcaacctcctgagtagctgggaccacaggtgtgtaccaccatgcctggctaactttttgtggagatgaggtcttgttatattggccaggctggtcctgaactcctgagctcaagtgatcctccctctacagtctcccaaaatgccaggattatgggtgtgagccaccatggctggcctaaATTTCCTATATAtattctttccttgtttctttatGAGAATGCAAGCATACAcgaatatatattcttattttcccaactttttaaatacaaaacagTATACTCTGTAATATGCCGTTATGCTTATATACTAAGTTTTTGCCACTTAATATGCCATGGAAATCTTCATATCAATACATGAGAACCTTGCTGAGCAGTATTTGGATTGTTTCCCATCTTTGAGCAATGTTGCAGTGAAAATCTTGTTCATTTGTCACACCTTTGTGCAACTCTCTGTGGAGTAAATTTCTATATATGAGGTTATTGAGTCAAAGGGTAAATGCACTATAAACTTTTATATTGTCAAATTAACCTCAATAGAGCACCAGTAATATTTATGAGAACCTGATTCTCCACAGTGTTAGCAACAGagcatgccaaaaaaaaaagaagggtgtTTTTGCCAATTTGATCCATGAAAAATAGTATCTCAccatagttttattttgttttctttcattatgaGCAAAGTTGGATACCTTTTAACATGTTTAGGAgccacttattttttctttttttctgtaaattgtctGTTAttatcctttgcctatttttctactggatttttgtcttttaaatatttatttccaggtgatttttatatataaagagagcattagttctttttttttttttatttttttttgcaagcAGAGCTATGAACATATACATACTAAAACTATATTGGCTGATTATGGTAACATGGAATTTGTATTAAAGGTGATGTGTATATAAAGAAAAGCCGCAAATGTGGACAATCTGTCCAAGGTTGTCTGTGTCATGGTGTGGGTGGTAAGGGCACATGTACCTGACCTAGTCTCTGGTCCTCAGAGTGGGATCCTGTCTGCCTTGCCGTTTGTTGTTGGATGTATCTGCATTATCCTTGGAGGTCTATTGGCAGACTTTCTTCTCTCCAGAAAAATCCTCAGACTCATCACCATCAGGAAACTCTTCACTGCCATTGGTAAGGGCGAGGCTGGACACAGGGGTGAATGTAGGAAGCTCAGAGCAGCCTCCAGTTTATTCTGTGTTTGTCCTCCTACCCCAGGGGTTCTCCTCCCATCTGTGATCCTCGTGTCCCTGCCCTGGGTCAGATCCAGCCACAGCATGACCATGACCTTCTTGGTGCTGTCTTCTGCCATCAGCAGCTTCTGTGAATCAGGAGCCCTTGTTAACTTCTTGGATATTGCTCCTCGGTAGGGACCTCTTTTTCCTCATCCTCTCAGAAACTTAGTTTAAGTCTAGCAGGCCTAAATATACTCCGATGTGAAAGTAAAATGTGGCAGGTGCGACAGGTTGCAGGAAATGTCAGCACCGGCTCTACACCCTACATCTAAATAATTCCTGGAAGAGACTCAAAGCTGGTCAACCATTGTGAACTTAGTTTTTCTGGGCATGAACAAGAGGAGTCAGTGGCCAAGCTCAGAGTCAACTGAGGGAGACTCACACAAATCTCTCTCTGTTGAGGAATGCAGCAGTTGCCTAAGGTGGAATCACTGAAAGAATTCTTGAGATTCTATAGGGCATGCTcataaaaatctttaataaagGCAAAGGACACAGGACTGCAGGAGAAATATCTGTCTCTGATACAGTAAATACAGAGTTGACTGAGACTTACAAACATAGCTCCCAGGGTCCTGTCCCAGTCAACAGGACATCCTTCATCTTCAGATAATGAACCACCAAGAAATGTGAGAGATGCCTTTGTCTCAGGGGAGCCAATGTCTCATCTGCTGAGGGGTCTTTTATACCCACGGAGGGTATAAAAATTACAAGATCAGACTCAACAGCAGAAgccaaagcaacaacaacaaaaaccttacaAACCAGGTGCAGACCATCAATCTGACCATTCTGCATAAACAATGTTGACAAGTTAATAGAGGTTACCCCCTTGGGAGTACCAATCCCTAGCACAGGATTATACTAATCGTCAGACAGTATATTTCATTCAGGTTTCACCAAGGCATACGCAATTCCAGCCATCCCCACAGATAAGCACAGAGTTGCAACAGACCAGCTGAGATTAACCCTTTGTTTGCACGGGAATGTTTCACTCCTTCTCTCAGGTATTGAGACTTTCAAATGTAGGTATACTTGAGTATAATAGAGTAcgatctctctctctcaggtACACTGGCTTTCTCAAAGGACTATTACAAGTCTTTGCACACATAGCTGGAGCCATCTCTCCCACTGCTGCTGGATTTTTCATCAGTCAGGTGAGGTCAAATGTTCTGATGAATATTCATAAGAGAAACCTATAGAGGCAGGTGTTTTCACATTTGCACGGCCTTGTATCCTACAAGACGCATTTAAAGTAGTAAAAAATAACCTAGTTTACATGATGACTTAAAGATTAAAGAAACTTAAGACTCTTAAGTTTCCTAAGAATCTTACTGGTATAAACTTTACATGAATAGAGAAGTATGTGACATTCTTCTTTTCTGCCATATACTTCATTTACTGGTGAAAAACACTGCCATATACCATTCACTTACTGGTGAAAAACCACAGGAAAGTTAAAGAATGACTTTCCTGTGATTTTGCACCagtaaatcagaaaaataaatgaagaataacaAAGAAAGAGTATTCTTTATGAAATCAAGTCCCTTATCTTTTTTGAAGCTTCAGTTCCCTCCCAGGCACTGACTAACAAGCTGTCAGGAAATGGTTGTTTAAAATGGAAATCCTCAAACTGCTCTTGTTTCTCCTGACATTCAttgacttattcattcattcattcattcaataaataagtATTAAACGTTAGTATGTGCCATGTACTATTTAAGTGAATAAAGCACAATTCCTTCCCTTGTGAAACCTATATTgtagaaaagaaactgaaagaaatctatgaaaataaaacatatgacaTATTGAAGGTAACAGGAGAATAGCAAATGCTTAGCAAATGCTAAAAGGAGAATAGCACACAAGGGgtgtaatttctattttaatcacGATGGTCAAGGAAGGACTCACTGTAACCACTTGCTTGAAAAGGAACATTTAAGCAAGGACTGAAAGGAAGTGGAAGTGTGAGACAAATAGATATCTGGGGGAGGAGTGTTCCAGCCAAGGAAATGCCCAGTGCTCTGGCCTCATGGCAGAAATGTACTTGAGTATTCCAGGACCAACTGGGAAGCCTATGGAAGCCAGATTGGAGGTCGGGGAGGGAGCAGTAGGACAGAGAGCCAAAGCCTTTCTGAACCAAGAGGGACAAGAACTGGGTGACAGTTAATAACTTGTAATTTTCTGCCTTCAGGATTCAGAGTTTGGTTGGAGAAATGTCTTCTTGCTTTCAGCTGCTGTTAACATATCAGGCCTGGTTTTCTACCTCATCTTTGGCCGAGCAGATGTGCAGGACTGGGCTAAAGAACAGATATTCACCCACTTCTGAGCAAACCAAGAGATGTGCTAGATCCTGGTGCTTAGTTGTTCATTGTTTTCCGAGACATTTCCCTTTCATGCCTGCTTGACTGGTAAGCCATTAGCTAGACCCTGTATATAATACTCAAGATTTTACTATGCCTGGagattttacagaggaagaaaacagactAGTTATTTAACTGCAAGCTACCAAAAGCATAGGTGTGTTGAGATTTCTGTGTTCTCCACTCTTCCACTGTTACCCTGGTAAAAGCATGAGGGGTTGGGGACAATTTCTTTCTAAAGCAAAAGAGGAAGCCAGACCTTGGGACTGAGAACTGAGAATCACAAACAAGTTGTGCCCAACATGCAGAAGATGAATCCTCAGAGCTGTCATCAAAAGAAAGCCCCAAACAGCAGAATGCATAGTGTTTTCCATTGTTGGTGAAAAATGTCAAGGAGGAAAGAACAATAATGATTCCATCATGACAAGAGGAATGATCATGTCTGCAACTAATGGGAGCAAGATAGTACACTTTAACTCTTTCCAACAACTTCCATTCTGTGGATGCCAGCTTTGGAATCAGAGCCACCTCTGGAATACCTGTGCTTCCAGAATCAGCTTTTGGACAGTTACCTTCTTTCTGGCCATTTTAACCTCGTCCCCACATCTGCTTTTTGGCTCGGTGCAGATCTTTAACATGTTAGTGAATGGACATTGCCCAGTATCTCTTCTAGCCCCTCCAACAGTTCTTCATGTGTCACTGCTTTTGGACAATGACCCATGATGTCTGCCTTCGTGGGCCCCTCTGACTGTTGAAATCCCACACACCATTCAGTAGGATTCAATTCATGTGGAACGATTCAACATTCACTTCATTAACCTAAAATGCCTTCCAAAGATGTATGTAAGACACACACTGCCCTAAACTCACTCCAAATATCTGGAGAAATGTGTATAGTGCTTTTGTTAAAGCCCCTATATGGGCAGCATGGAGGATCATAAGACAGTAAAACCATTTCAACACGAAATGAATATTAATGCACACATACCTT
This is a stretch of genomic DNA from Rhinopithecus roxellana isolate Shanxi Qingling chromosome 4, ASM756505v1, whole genome shotgun sequence. It encodes these proteins:
- the SLC17A4 gene encoding probable small intestine urate exporter isoform X1, yielding MSVPGKRTKMSTGPDVKATVGDISNDGNLNMAQEECSRKGFCSVRHGLALILQLCNFSIYTQQMNFSIAITAMVNNTAPPSQPNASTERPSTDSQDYWNETLKEFKAMAPAYDWSPEIQGIILSSLNYGSFLAPIPSGYVAGIFGAKYVVGAGLFISSFLTLFIPLAANAGVALLIVLRIVQGIAQVMVLTGQYSIWVKWAPPLERSQLTTIAGSGSMLGSFIVLLVGGLLCQTIGWPYVFYIFGGIGCACCLLWFPLIYDDPVNHPFISAGEKRYIVCSLAQQDCSPSWSLPIRAMIKSLPLWAILVSYFCEYWLFYTIMAYTPTYISSVLQANLRDSGILSALPFVVGCICIILGGLLADFLLSRKILRLITIRKLFTAIGVLLPSVILVSLPWVRSSHSMTMTFLVLSSAISSFCESGALVNFLDIAPRYTGFLKGLLQVFAHIAGAISPTAAGFFISQDSEFGWRNVFLLSAAVNISGLVFYLIFGRADVQDWAKEQIFTHF
- the SLC17A4 gene encoding probable small intestine urate exporter isoform X2, whose translation is MNFSIAITAMVNNTAPPSQPNASTERPSTDSQDYWNETLKEFKAMAPAYDWSPEIQGIILSSLNYGSFLAPIPSGYVAGIFGAKYVVGAGLFISSFLTLFIPLAANAGVALLIVLRIVQGIAQVMVLTGQYSIWVKWAPPLERSQLTTIAGSGSMLGSFIVLLVGGLLCQTIGWPYVFYIFGGIGCACCLLWFPLIYDDPVNHPFISAGEKRYIVCSLAQQDCSPSWSLPIRAMIKSLPLWAILVSYFCEYWLFYTIMAYTPTYISSVLQANLRDSGILSALPFVVGCICIILGGLLADFLLSRKILRLITIRKLFTAIGVLLPSVILVSLPWVRSSHSMTMTFLVLSSAISSFCESGALVNFLDIAPRYTGFLKGLLQVFAHIAGAISPTAAGFFISQDSEFGWRNVFLLSAAVNISGLVFYLIFGRADVQDWAKEQIFTHF